In Streptococcus porcinus, the genomic window CTGGACTACCATAAGTTGTCTCAAAACCAAAATAGGCCATCAACTGATATCCCCAACTCATTCCTAAAGGGTGAGACATTAAAGGTAAGAATTCAACATGAGTATAATGCATTTCTTTTAAATAGGGAATTAGGTATTCCTTTAATTCTTTAAATTGATAAGGTTTCCCATCTTGATCCTTTTTCCAAGAGTTAGCGTGTACTTCATAAATGGATACGGGACGCTCTTTAAATCCAAACCGCTTACGCCTTGCCATCCAAAGAGAATCTTTCCATCTTTTGGTTTTTAATGGTTTAACAATTGCACCTGTTCCCGGTCTATTTTCAAAACGAATAGCGAGAGGATCTAACTTTTCAACTTCTTGACCACCTTGTCGTCTGACCAAATATTTATAGATATCTCCTTCATGAGGTAAATCTGTAAAAACTTCCCACACTCCAGCTTGATTTCTCGCCATTTCCAACTTTTGGGATGACCAGTTAGTAAAGTCTCCAATCAGAAAAACTGCTTCGGCATTTGGTGCCCAGACTCTAAAAACAAATCCTTTCTGACCATCCATTACTGTTTCATGAACACCAAAATAATCTTGAATCCGATAATTTTCACCTAAACCAAATGTATATAAAGCTAGTTCTTTATCCATCAATCTCTCTTTCTTTAATTTTCTAAATAATAAGTTGGGACTAAAATAAAACAAAAAGTAACCTGAATCTTCAGGTTACTCTGTGATATCAAGGACCAATGCTGTCAATTGATCAATAAAATCGGTCTCAATTTGAAAGCGCTTATCATTTGTTACAATTATAGCACTTTGATTTTTCAATTGCAAGCGTTTGCTGAAAGATGTGAAAATGACTTGATACTTCTTTCTATCTTCCACAGTAAGGCTGATAAACCCACTATCACACTGGGATGATTCAAGGTAGACATGCTTTCTAATCTCAGAAAATGTCTGATATGAAAAGAGTTTCGTTTTGGTTTTCAATTGAATCAATTTTTTCACAAATTCTATTGTTTCTGATTCTTTTGTAACCTGTCCCCAGTCAATCTGATTCACAGCATCTGGCGCATTATACGAATTCATCGCACGTTGTAAATCTTCCTGACTTAAACAACCATTTTGACCTGTAGCAATCCTCTTGGTCCGCAAAAATTCTTGCCCTATTTGCATAAAGCACACTCCCTGCATTAAAATGGTCATCGCTGTCGCTAACTGTACTCGTTTTCTATGTGTAGCTTGATCATCATCTGGATTAAGTGCCCAAAAAAGGTCATTTAAATTATAATTATCATGCGCTTCAACATAATTAATAACTTGGTCTGGACTTAAGTAAGGAACAAGTTCGTCACTTGCTAAGATTGCTTTAGCTACCACATCTTCTGTGGCTGCTCCTGATACAAATCCTCTCTCTAGATGGCCATATACTTCTGCACCTTTAATAGCATTACGTTGATCATCATTGAAAAAACCTATACCAGGTAACTTAGCAGCATTTGCCTTTGTAGCTTTTTGTTCAGGAGAAAGACCAGTTCCCATATCCCAGCCCTCACCATATATTAAGATACGACTATCGATTTGATTAATAGCTTGACGGATAGAGGTCATTGTTTCTATATCATGCAATCCCATTAAGTCAAAACGAAAACCATCAATATTATACTCTGTGACCCAATATAAGATAGAATCGATCATATATTTTCGAAACATTTCCTTTTCACTAGCTGTTTCATTACCACAGCCAGAGCCATTCTGAAAAGAACCATCTGGATTCATTCGATAATAATAGTCTGGAACTGTTAGTTGAAAAACTGAATCTCGTGACGAATAAGTATGATTATAAACAACATCCATAATAATATTAATACCAGCGTCATGGTATGCTTGAATAGCTTCTTTCAATTCGAGAATTCGAGTAGCCGGTTCATCAGGGTTACTAGTGAAACTAGCATCAGGAACATTATAATTTTCAGGATCATAACCCCAGTTATAAGCATAATTTCCATCTTCCGCCAAGGTCTGATGATGATCAAAGAGAGGCTGCAATTGGATATGTGTCACGCCTAAACCTTTAACATAGTCAAAAGTACTGGAGTCCCCGTAGGAATTGGTAGTACCTCCTTCAAATAGACCTTTAAACTTACCTCTATTTTCTGCACTAACTCCTGATGTTTCTGAAATCGAAAAATCTCTGACATGCATCTCGTAAATAACTGCCTGATTAGGGTTATCAAGTCTCCACCATGCCCCTTCTTTTTGTTTTACCGAAAAACCTTTTGGTCTTAAATGTTCAGGGGCAATAACAATTGACCGTTTCCCCTTTGCTGTCGTAGCAATAGTATAGGGGTCACGTGTGTCCTTAAAAGTTCTCTTACGATAGTGAACACGGTACATATAAGCTTGATAATTTAAATCGCCATTTAGATTGATAAACCAAACTCCATGTGTATTTTGGCTATGATCATTCCTATCCTCATGCTCACCACGCATCATAGGGTAAACAGCTAAAACACTAGCATTCTCAGCAGTTGAAGAAAATAAAACAATTTCTACCGCTAGTGCCGTGGGAGCCCAAAGACGAAATTCCGTTTTTTCTTTCGAATAGGAAAAACCTAGCCAGCCCGAAAAGCCCCATTTTTGATCAAAAGCTCTGCTATTAACAACCATATCAAAAGCATGCGCTTCACGATTTTTGTAACAATGGCTCGCTATTGCTGCCTGCCGAGAATAATAGACGGTGTCATCACCATCTACCAACCAAATCTCAGTTTTAGGTAAACCGTAAGCTCTTTCTATTCGATAATCTTTGGTTTTATAGCGCCAATAATGTTTTTTAACAATAACATATACATGGTTTAAAAAATAAGGGGCATCAAAATCTAATTGTGCCACAAGACCAAAACTATCAAAACTTGTGAAAAAGGCATCCTTTCCAAGTTCGCCATCACGCCATTTCCATAAATTGAAGTCAAAATAACTCCCATCTTTAGAATGGAAATGTACCGTAACAGCATTCTTCATTAGTTCGTAACCCTTCTGTTTTTTTCTTCTAAATCTTCTACTTCATGGGCAAATTTTTGTGCAATTTCTTCTATCTCTGGTTCCCCGTCATTGATATCATAAGCATCATCAGAAATCAAATCAGTATTAGCAAAAAAAGTAATATGATTTTTGAGATTTTCGATAACAATAGGTGCATCACCACCGTATTCACCGTCTAAATTAATCATCATTCTACTATCTGATTTTGGTTCAATAGAAATTTTACTCGTTTTAATATATTCAATTCGACGGTCATTAACATGTTTACCACCATCAAGCACAAGTCGAAGTAAGTGGACAATCTCAAATAAATTAGCCGTTTTGACTAAAATCAATGTAAACATACCATCATCTAATTTTGCATCAGGAGCAATCATTTCAAAGCCCCCTACAGAATTAGTGATAGCTGCAAAAATCATTGAAACCTCTCCTTCAAAAATGCCTCCATCATGAGTGATTCTAACAGGTACATTTTTAACGCGAGGTAATAATTCGACCCCTTTTGCCAAATAAGCAAGATAACCAAACATTGTTTTCAGCTGACTTGGAACACTATAAGTTAATTCCGTTAGTGACCCCGCAGCGGCAATATTGATAAAGTATTCCTTTTCACGCGCTTTCCCAATATCCATTTTAATCGTTTGATTCTTCCCGATTAACTTTGCAGCCTTGATAGGATTTCCTCTTGGAATCTTTAAAGCACGTGCAAAATCATTGGTCGTCCCAGTTGGGATAATGGCCATTTTAGGGCGTTTTTTTAAGGGTGCAATGCCACTAACAACTTCATTAATAGTACCATCACCACCCGCAGCAATGATTAAATCCACCCCAGTCTCTGCAACACGTCTTGCTTCTTTCTGAGCTGACTTAGGCTCTGCAGTTGTTTGAAAAGCTGATGTTTCATAACCATAACTTTCTAAAATATCTAAAACATCCGCAACATTTTTCTTCATTATTTCTTGTCCAGATGTCGGATTGTAAATCAGCCTAGCTCTCTTTAGCTTTGTCATTTTTTACCTCGTCACTATAAGTCCAATAACCATTGTTCATCTTCAATCCTAATACCTAACTGTTTTGCTTTATCTAACTTAGAGCCAGAGTCACTTCCAGCAAGAACCACATCTGTTTTTTTAGAGACACTAGATGTTACTTTAGCGCCAAGATTTTCAAGTTTAGTCTTCGCTTCGCTACGTCCCATCTCCTCTAACTTTCCAGTTAGAACAACTGTAAGACCATAAAGTGGTGCAGATTGATCTACTCTTTGGCCCAAATAACTTAGGTTGAGACCTTGAGATTTCAACTCAGATATCAATTGCTGAGCTTCTGGTTTAGCAAAATATTGAGCTATAGAATTAGCAATAACATGACCCAAGCCATCTATCTGGGCAATAGCTTCTTCATCAGATTGCATTACGGTTTCAATATCACCAAATGTTTCTAACAATAAACGACTTGCTTTTTCGCCAACATGTCTAATTCCCAAACCAAAAAGAAGTTTTTCAGCTGATTTTTCTTTAGAATCGGCAATAGCAGACAATAATTTATCAGCTGATTTTTCCTTAATACCTTCTAGAGACAATAACTGCTCACGACTGAGTCTATAAATATCAGCAACGTCATGAATTAATTGAGCAGTAAATAGTTTTTCTACTACTGCAGGTCCCAAACCTGCAATGTTCATAGCGTTTCGACTAGCAAAATGTTCCAAACTTCTTTGTATCAAGCTAGGACACAATGGATTTATACAACGTAGGGCTACTTCATCTTCCAAGTGAGTTAAGGAACTCTGACAAGATGGACAGAGATTAGGAATCAATATTGGTTCTTGATCTTTTCTTTTATCTGTTACAACACGCAAAACCGCCGGAATGATATCACCAGCTTTATAAACAATAACAGTATCACCAATACGAATATCTTTTTGAGCAATATAGTCAACATTATGTAGTGTAGCGCGACTTACTGTGGTTCCTGCAAGCTGAACTGGTGTTAAATTAGCGGTAGGTGTTACAACCCCAGTTCGGCCTATCGTCCAATCCACAGATAAGATCTCAGCTTCTTTTTCTTCAGCTGGAAATTTATACGCAATTGCCCAACGTGGGGCTTTTACAGTAAAACCTAACTCTTCTTGCATTGCAAGGTCAGCCACCTTAATCACTATACCGTCAATGTCATAAGGCAATTGAGCACGATCTGCCTCAATTTCTTGGATAAATTGCCAAATGTCTTCCATGGAAGATGATACCATACGGTGGTTATTGACAGAAAACCCCAAGTAAGACAATTTGTCTAATACGGCTACTTGGGTACTTTCCTGACTAGGACTAGCTTCCTGATAGAGAAAACTTGCTAAATTTCTTTTGCCCACAATTGAGGTATCTAACTGGCGAAGAGTTCCTGCTGCTGCATTTCTAGGATTAGCAAACTCTGTTTCCCCATTTTCTTGTCTTTCGACATTAATCATCTGAAAAGAGTGTTTGGACATATACGCCTCACCCCGAACCGTGATATCAATGGGCTCTTTTAAAATTTGTGGAATGTCTTTAATTTTTTTAATATTTTCAGTGATATTTTCCCCAACAGAGCCATCCCCTCGTGTGGCACCTGTTACTAATTTTCCGCCTTTATAATTTAAGGAAATAGACAAGCCATCAATCTTAAGTTCGGCCACATATGTTACTATTGGAAATTCTAATTTAATTCGCCGATCAAATGCAACTAACTCTTCTTGCGAAAAAGCATCCTGTAAACTATACAGCGGATACGGATGTTGATATTTTTCAAAGCCAGATAAAATAAGCCCACCAACTCCTTGTGTCGGGCTATCTTTTTGAATAAATTCGGGATATTCTGTTTCTAATGCTAACAATTCATGATAAAGTTTATCATATTCTTGATCACTGACAGTAGGATTATCATTTGTATAATATTCTTGTCGATACTGATTCAAGAGATTTGTTAACTCAATAATTCTTTTTTCCATACCTTTATTTTATCATATTTCCTTTCAAATACGTGATTGAGTCTACCATCTTTAGAAATAAAAAAACAGACTCTAATCTATTTAGAAAATCTGTCTTCAATCTAAGATCATTGACTTAAATCAATACGCTTAGCTAATTTATTAATAATTAAAGCTCCAATGATAAGCGACGTAAATTCACCGACTGCAGTCGTAAACCATGTCATAAAGAATGGCAATTTAGCAACAAAAACTAACTCTATTGCCACTGTAAGCATAGAAGCTGCAAAAAATAGAGAAAAATAAAGAAAAGCTTTGTTTAGTAATCCATTAAATAAGTAATCATTCTTATACTTTTCAAATAACACCACCCCTAGGGTGACAAATACAAGGGTTGACGTACCGCCAACTAGGACATCAATTAAGCCAAAACTGTAAAAGTTTGCAATTATACACCCCATGGTAACAGCAACAATGTATTTCTTGTTAAAAAAGGCTAAAAAGTTTAGCATCTCTGCCACTCTAAACTGATAGGCTCCATAAGATATAGCATTCAGAGGCGGTGTAATAGTCAAAACGACATAAAGTGCAGCCACTAAGGCAATATGAACATAGTCACGGATAGTATAAGATTTCATCATTTTCTCCTTTAATGTTATCAGAAAACTTGGCTAATAACATTTGTAATATGCTTGGCGAAAGGGAACTAAGCACCAAGGGTTACATGGCAACCTTTTAAGTATACCACAAAAGAGCCGATAAAAAAAGAGATACTATACTTTTGTATGGAAATCAACCTCACTATCGTAGTACTCCTAAAAAGAATAAAGAATATAATAAATATGACAAAAAGAAGAGTAAAGCAATGAAAAAATACAGTGATAATCATAGCTTATTTAACGGCAAAAGCTATTGCCAAACTTTTCAACATCCTTAATTTATCCTACTAACTCTTAACGC contains:
- a CDS encoding diacylglycerol kinase family lipid kinase → MTKLKRARLIYNPTSGQEIMKKNVADVLDILESYGYETSAFQTTAEPKSAQKEARRVAETGVDLIIAAGGDGTINEVVSGIAPLKKRPKMAIIPTGTTNDFARALKIPRGNPIKAAKLIGKNQTIKMDIGKAREKEYFINIAAAGSLTELTYSVPSQLKTMFGYLAYLAKGVELLPRVKNVPVRITHDGGIFEGEVSMIFAAITNSVGGFEMIAPDAKLDDGMFTLILVKTANLFEIVHLLRLVLDGGKHVNDRRIEYIKTSKISIEPKSDSRMMINLDGEYGGDAPIVIENLKNHITFFANTDLISDDAYDINDGEPEIEEIAQKFAHEVEDLEEKNRRVTN
- the pulA gene encoding type I pullulanase codes for the protein MKNAVTVHFHSKDGSYFDFNLWKWRDGELGKDAFFTSFDSFGLVAQLDFDAPYFLNHVYVIVKKHYWRYKTKDYRIERAYGLPKTEIWLVDGDDTVYYSRQAAIASHCYKNREAHAFDMVVNSRAFDQKWGFSGWLGFSYSKEKTEFRLWAPTALAVEIVLFSSTAENASVLAVYPMMRGEHEDRNDHSQNTHGVWFINLNGDLNYQAYMYRVHYRKRTFKDTRDPYTIATTAKGKRSIVIAPEHLRPKGFSVKQKEGAWWRLDNPNQAVIYEMHVRDFSISETSGVSAENRGKFKGLFEGGTTNSYGDSSTFDYVKGLGVTHIQLQPLFDHHQTLAEDGNYAYNWGYDPENYNVPDASFTSNPDEPATRILELKEAIQAYHDAGINIIMDVVYNHTYSSRDSVFQLTVPDYYYRMNPDGSFQNGSGCGNETASEKEMFRKYMIDSILYWVTEYNIDGFRFDLMGLHDIETMTSIRQAINQIDSRILIYGEGWDMGTGLSPEQKATKANAAKLPGIGFFNDDQRNAIKGAEVYGHLERGFVSGAATEDVVAKAILASDELVPYLSPDQVINYVEAHDNYNLNDLFWALNPDDDQATHRKRVQLATAMTILMQGVCFMQIGQEFLRTKRIATGQNGCLSQEDLQRAMNSYNAPDAVNQIDWGQVTKESETIEFVKKLIQLKTKTKLFSYQTFSEIRKHVYLESSQCDSGFISLTVEDRKKYQVIFTSFSKRLQLKNQSAIIVTNDKRFQIETDFIDQLTALVLDITE
- a CDS encoding QueT transporter family protein, which produces MKSYTIRDYVHIALVAALYVVLTITPPLNAISYGAYQFRVAEMLNFLAFFNKKYIVAVTMGCIIANFYSFGLIDVLVGGTSTLVFVTLGVVLFEKYKNDYLFNGLLNKAFLYFSLFFAASMLTVAIELVFVAKLPFFMTWFTTAVGEFTSLIIGALIINKLAKRIDLSQ
- the ligA gene encoding NAD-dependent DNA ligase LigA, with translation MEKRIIELTNLLNQYRQEYYTNDNPTVSDQEYDKLYHELLALETEYPEFIQKDSPTQGVGGLILSGFEKYQHPYPLYSLQDAFSQEELVAFDRRIKLEFPIVTYVAELKIDGLSISLNYKGGKLVTGATRGDGSVGENITENIKKIKDIPQILKEPIDITVRGEAYMSKHSFQMINVERQENGETEFANPRNAAAGTLRQLDTSIVGKRNLASFLYQEASPSQESTQVAVLDKLSYLGFSVNNHRMVSSSMEDIWQFIQEIEADRAQLPYDIDGIVIKVADLAMQEELGFTVKAPRWAIAYKFPAEEKEAEILSVDWTIGRTGVVTPTANLTPVQLAGTTVSRATLHNVDYIAQKDIRIGDTVIVYKAGDIIPAVLRVVTDKRKDQEPILIPNLCPSCQSSLTHLEDEVALRCINPLCPSLIQRSLEHFASRNAMNIAGLGPAVVEKLFTAQLIHDVADIYRLSREQLLSLEGIKEKSADKLLSAIADSKEKSAEKLLFGLGIRHVGEKASRLLLETFGDIETVMQSDEEAIAQIDGLGHVIANSIAQYFAKPEAQQLISELKSQGLNLSYLGQRVDQSAPLYGLTVVLTGKLEEMGRSEAKTKLENLGAKVTSSVSKKTDVVLAGSDSGSKLDKAKQLGIRIEDEQWLLDL